In Aegilops tauschii subsp. strangulata cultivar AL8/78 chromosome 3, Aet v6.0, whole genome shotgun sequence, one genomic interval encodes:
- the LOC109738129 gene encoding uncharacterized protein, producing the protein MDNSQSQPLPPGVGAWQPPPSNHPPQFQHPPQFQHPSQFQPTPRPHAYPTPYDTRPNGGNNQNGANMYYATQPFHPSPHPHAYPTPYDTRPNNGNNQNTAGTFYATQPSMPFTPAQSAPSITTEAGNGQPDLKAHQTAHEVANHNANAANIESAVQEAVLHEQDIEMQQVIQNQRQAKSTNDPTEYGEDILSSRRDPNALKEHLLKMTVDHRAEMANKRGKSLHPDNGNVEIGNGYGVPGGGAYYAGNLSTAEMNKPKDDAEKAKGDDGLPEFLKQRLKARGILKDKAANDSSMAKQNADSQEGHNKSAQELPPGWAETKDPTTGASYFYNQSTGVTQWDRPGGTVNTVQHQAAPSLPENWEEALDKSTGQKYYYNTKTQATQWEPPTSVNPVIVPQAPTLVAVQPTTQNTDLWNPHIQRCSGCGGWGVGLVQPWGYCNHCTRVQNLPFQQYPSYSNNIVPSSVANAPKSQGNIAAKDRSSSKPPSGKLNKKDNRKRGRAEEDELDPMDPSSYSDAPRGGWVVGLKGVQPRAADTTASGPLFQQRPYPSPGAVLRKNAEAASGGKKRGGMSAISKRGDGSDGLGEAD; encoded by the exons ATGGACAACTCTCAGAGTCAGCCATTACCTCCTGGTGTTGGAGCATGGCAGCCGCCACCTTCAAATCATCCTCCACAATTTCAGCATCCTCCACAATTTCAGCATCCCTCACAATTTCAACCCACTCCACGCCCACATGCTTATCCAACACCATATGACACCAGACCCAATGGTGGTAACAATCAAAATGGAGCAAACATGTACTATGCAACACAACCTTTTCATCCTAGTCCACATCCACATGCTTATCCAACACCATACGACACCAGGCCCAATAATGGCAACAATCAAAATACAGCAGGAACGTTCTATGCTACACAACCTAGCATGCCTTTCACTCCCGCTCAAAGTGCTCCTAGTATCACCACAGAAGCTGGGAATGGACAACCAGATCTCAAGGCCCATCAGACTGCTCACGAGGTTGCCAACCATAACGCAAATGCAGCAAACATCGAATCTGCTGTCCAAGAGGCTGTTCTTCACGAACAG GACATTGAGATGCAGCAAGTAATACAAAATCAAAG GCAAGCAAAATCAACAAACGACCCTACAGAATATGGGGAAGACATACTTTCGAGCCGGCGCGACCCTAATGCACTGAAG GAACACTTGCTGAAGATGACGGTTGACCAtcgtgcagagatggcaaataaAAGGGGAAAGTCACTTCATCCAGATAATG GCAATGTTGAAATTGGCAATGGCTATGGTGTACCAGGAGGTGGTGCTTATTATGCTGGAAATTTGTCAACTGCTGAAATGA ATAAACCAAAAGATGATGCTGAGAAAGCGAAAGGTGATGACGGACTCCCCGAGTTTCTGAAGCAGAGGTTAAAAGCAAGGGGAATTCTTAAAGACAAGGCAGCAAATGATAGCAGCATGGCTAAACAAAAT GCAGATTCTCAAGAAGGCCACAACAAATCTGCCCAAGAGTTACCTCCTGGTTGG gcTGAGACGAAGGATCCAACGACTGGTGCTTCTTATTTCTACAACCAAAGCACCGGAGTGACCCAATGGGATCGTCCTGGTGGTACCGTGAATACTGTGCAGCATCAAGCTGCTCCATCATTGCCAGAAAATTGGGAGGAGGCACTTGACAAATCAACAG GCCAGAAATACTACTATAACACAAAGACACAGGCAACACAGTGGGAGCCACCTACTTCGGTGAACCCAGTTATTGTGCCACAAGCACCCACCCTTGTTGCAGTTCAGCCTACCACTCAAAATACTGATCTTTGGAACCCTCACATACAACGATGTTCAGGCTGTGGTGGCTGGGGAGTCGGTCTTGTCCAGCCGTGGGGATATTGCAATCACTGCACAAG GGTTCAAAATCTGCCTTTTCAACAGTATCCATCTTACTCGAACAATATCGTGCCCTCAAGTGTCGCCAATGCTCCCAAAAGTCAAGGAAACATTGCAGCTAAGGACAG ATCAAGTTCAAAACCCCCTTCAGGAAAATTAAACAAAAAAGATAACCGAAAAAGAGGTCGCGCTGAGGAGGATGAGCTTGACCCAATGGATCCAAGCTCTTACTCAGATGCTCCACGGGGTGGCTG GGTTGTTGGCCTGAAGGGTGTACAGCCACGAGCAGCGGATACAACCGCATCT GGCCCTCTGTTCCAACAAAGACCGTATCCCTCACCTGGCGCCGTGTTGAGGAAAAATGCAGAGGCGGCATCCGGCGGCAAGAAACGCGGTGGTATGTCTGCGATCAGCAAAAGAGGGGATGGCAGTGATGGGCTTGGGGAAGCGGATTGA